The genomic region GCTTCGTAAGCTCAACGGCCGATTTCCAATCAGATTGTTTACGCTCAAGTAATTTTAATTTTCTACTGACTCTCTCTACATGAACATCTAACGGACAAATAAGTTGAGAAGGTTGTATAGTGTCCCAAATCCCAAAATCTACACCTTTGTCATCTTTTCGGACCATCCACCTTAAAAACATATTGATCCTCTTACAAGCAGAATTTCTCTGTGGTGTAGCAATATGTTTTCTAGTGCGTTGAGGAGCATCTTCATCATCGAAGAAATAATTATGGAATTGAATCAATGCGTTCTCGACATTTTCATCAGAAGGAGTATAACCTAACAAAAATGCATCTTCTAAAGATTCATAATTGGAATAATGTCTTTTGAAGAATGATAAAAAGTATAGCGTATCAATATCATTAAAAGTTCGATGCTTGAAAGATAAAAATTTCTCCAAATCACTTTCCTCATGATTCATGATAAAATCATAAGGAGCATGATCCATTAACTCAACAAGCTCTCTGCATTTATTGATAATGGTTTTTCGTTGACCCCAGGCTAAAACTGCTGCCCAAAAACCCATAATTTCTATATCTTGCTTTTTTGAAAAAGAATGGGGAATACAAATCGGGTCGTCTTGAATAAAGTTTGGTTGATTGTATTTTTTGAAACTCTGATCTAAAAGTTCTTTCATTTTATAAAAAAATAATCTTTAGGTACCCAAAATAGACATTAAATGATGATATTTTCTTAATGATTGTAACTTTTATTCTTTTTTTTTGAAAATCGTTTGGAGTGATTGCACTACTCTATTACCTTTGCACTCGCAAAAAACAGTTGCTCCGTTCGTCTAGGGGTTAGGACGCCAGGTTTTCATCCTGGTAGCACGGGTTCGAATCCCGTACGGAGTACAAAGTCTGATTGAGACTCAAAATCAATACCCCGCTCCGTTCGTCTAGGGGTTAGGACGCCAGGTTTTCATCCTGGTAGCACGGGTTCGAATCCCGTACGGAGTACAAAGTCTAATTGAGACTCAAAATCAATACCCCGCTCCGTTCGTCTAGGGGTTAGGACGCCAGGTTTTCATCCTGGTAGCACGGGTTCGAATCCCGTACGGAGTACAAAGTCTAATTGAGACTCAAAATCA from Flammeovirga agarivorans harbors:
- a CDS encoding TIGR02757 family protein, producing MKELLDQSFKKYNQPNFIQDDPICIPHSFSKKQDIEIMGFWAAVLAWGQRKTIINKCRELVELMDHAPYDFIMNHEESDLEKFLSFKHRTFNDIDTLYFLSFFKRHYSNYESLEDAFLLGYTPSDENVENALIQFHNYFFDDEDAPQRTRKHIATPQRNSACKRINMFLRWMVRKDDKGVDFGIWDTIQPSQLICPLDVHVERVSRKLKLLERKQSDWKSAVELTKHLKQFDAQDPVKYDFALFGLGLEKFASS